One Solea senegalensis isolate Sse05_10M linkage group LG3, IFAPA_SoseM_1, whole genome shotgun sequence genomic window carries:
- the svopl gene encoding putative transporter SVOPL produces the protein MRGDMKRRERAMSDSMKTQLVSAIHLQEVELQQTPADDKQHVVDHSGDDANPTYTVEDAVETIGFGRFHVMLFIIMGSSNIIEAMEIMLLAVVSPEIRCEWRLKDWQVALVSTMVFLGFMLCGALGGYISDRYGRWKVVCGGFVWSAYFSFLTSFAPTYGWFIFLRSMVGCGVAGVSQGFVLKTEFIPAKYRAYLLPLASIFWMIGSMLIIILGMLVVPTLGWRWMIRISVAPSIILIFLFKFIPESARYNVSAGNIDEAVKTLEWIANMNRVSLPAGRLVEKAEESRGSWRILLNPSLRRTSLLLWYSWFVASFSYYGSVLSSSELLEKNLLCVTDADREHQVKHQHEDGLCYCIPFAIADYQTLLISCLGEFALIPLNICLLNVCGRRKTLTVLQLLAAILFMMISICTTMFGFTVLLFLLRSLVSMNFNVVYIYTAEVYPTVARSLGMGFCTSFSRIGGMIAPFIAQVLMSQSVILALSPFAVTCVVCALGNFLLPIETKGRALLQKS, from the exons ATGCGCGGTGACATGAAAAGACGAGAACGCGCGATGAGCGACAGCATGAAGACGCAGCTGGTGAGCGCCATCCACCTGCAGGAGGTGGAACTGCAGCAGACACCTGCGGACGACAAGCAGCACGTGGTGGACCACAGCGGCGACGACG CTAATCCCACGTACACGGTGGAGGACGCCGTGGAAACTATAGGCTTTGGTCGTTTTCATGTCATGCTCTTCATCATCATGGGGAGTTCAAAT atcatAGAGGCCATGGAGATCATGCTGTTAGCCGTCGTTTCTCCTGAGATTCGCTGCGAGTGGCGTCTTAAAGACTGGCAGGTTGCCCTCGTCTCCACG ATGGTGTTTCTTGGTTTCATGCTCTGTGGCGCTCTCGGAGGATACATTTCTGACAGATACGGACGCTGGAAG gTGGTGTGCGGCGGCTTCGTGTGGAGCGCTTACTTCTCTTTCCTCACGTCCTTTGCTCCGACGTATGGTTGGTTCATCTTCCTGCGCAGCATGGTGGGATGTGGGGTCGCAGGAGTGTcacaggg ATTCGTGTTGAAGACGGAGTTCATCCCGGCCAAATACCGCGCCTATCTTCTTCCTCTGGCCTCG ATCTTCTGGATGATCGGCTCCAtgctcatcatcatcctggGGATGCTGGTGGTGCCAACTCTGGGCTGGAGGTGGATGATCCGGATCTCTGTGGCTCCGagcatcatcctcatcttcctcttcaaG TTTATTCCAGAATCGGCTCGTTACAACGTGTCGGCAGGAAACATAGACGAGGCCGTTAAAACTCTGGAGTGGATCGCAAACATGAACCGAGTGTCACTTCCTGCGGGACGACTAGTGGAGAAGGCcgag GAATCTCGAGGCAGCTGGAGGATTCTGCTCAATCCATCATTGAGGCGAACGTCTCTGCTGCTCTGGTACTCATG GTTCGTGGCGTCCTTCTCGTACTACGGCTCGGTGCTGAGCAGCTCGGAGCTCCTGGAGAAAAACCTGCTGTGTGTGACGGACGCCGACCGCGAGCATCAGGTGAAGCACCAGCACGAGGACGGACTGTGCTACTGCATCCCGTTCGCAATCGCCGACTACCAGACGCTGCTCATCAGCTGCCTCGGAGAGTTCGCGT TGATTCCGTTAAACATCTGCCTGCTGAATGTGTGTGGACGCCGGAAGACTCTGAcagtgctgcagctgctggcgGCTATTTTGTTCATGATGATCAGCATCTGCACCACCAT GTTTGGCTTCACTgtgctgctcttcctcctccggTCTCTGGTGTCCATGAACTTTAATGTGGTTTACATTTACACGGCTGAG gttTATCCAACTGTGGCTCGGTCTCTGGGGATGGGTTTCTGTACGTCGTTCAGTCGCATCGGAGGAATGATCGCACCGTTTATCGCACAG GTGCTGATGTCTCAGTCCGTGATTCTGGCTCTCAGTCCGTTCGCTGTGACCTGCGTCGTCTGCGCTCTGGGAAACTTTCTACTGCCAATAGAAACTAAAGGGCGCGCCCTCCTG cAAAAATCTTGA
- the mical3b gene encoding protein-methionine sulfoxide oxidase mical3b isoform X1: protein MGDQSYPECRAQELFDEFVSASTCRVALRSFSQLCEHLQLDKSATERPLYRAIKERLNYWRANALWAKLERRAAQQEYDRGRVCSNTTCVIIGAGPCGLRTAVELSFMGARVVLVEKRDSFSRNNVLHLWPFTIHDLRGIGAKKLYGKFCAGSIDHISIRQLQLILLKVALLVGVEVHVNVEFKHLEEPPQDQSRRVGWRMQVCPESHPVNQLEFDVIIGADGRRNTLPGFRRKEFRGKLAIAITANFKNRNSTAEAKVEELSGVAFIFNQRFFQELRQETGIDLENIVYYKDDTHYFVMTAKKQSLLEKGVILQDFADTQQLLSQGNVDHDALQVYAREAADFSTNHQLPSLDFAMNHYGQPDVAMFDFTCMYASENAAMVRQRHGHQLLVTLVGDSLLEPFWPMGTGVARGFLAALDSSWMIRSWSRGGAPLDVLAERESLYRLLHQTTPENMQKNFSLFSVDPTTRYVNVHRLMISPAQVRHLVDTGEEVGLKAHCGDIIRLPSPGLFREESSSRTNQLLTWCQEQTRGYRGVAVTDLTTSWKSGLALCALIHRYRPDLIDFKSLAESSAEEITCLTFDIAEREFGIPPLMTVDEMSRVGEPDSLSMVMYLSQFYQLLKDAPPPAGGRSHSADFRSGDLRSAVITPAFVLSRLGHSPSRRKNPKELRDSAVKKRRTSGAAQEQRESHDWNGGVENQVCDEVLVGGSKVRLLANQLQARLDKSSSSSASTGSRHRGAESPAVSPSESADAADAAQPLLWKPRKRTLLQEQMSFRFREKIRCQSGALSRDEQQCPVEGSDTCVFCKDRVYVMERLSAEGLFFHRSCFQCDVCSDTLRPTGYAFDQQHGTFYCLHCYERRLSTTSVRRRRTTASDRATSHRTSTVSLGSAPHSVSTDSVMSVERRRSSVVSVMAATPERIELENCRRSSTRLEAELLEELEEVSEEMLNQFNLSLDQKHESRSRSRSSSESEIEDEKEGERGRGGRHHVTSEEAKASWRETLKLHLNKRDNQEEEEEEEEEEKEEEEDDEEEEGGSELETSDEGEYSPWQMERHSGLWLLSEAESEDGLLPLVSRSVSLVAGSDITGSDTLAAPDFVSSVRPGITSSTPSSLTPPPSTTTPSTASYTTPDSAHHEGSDTAPSTHTTSAVIMETVAQRHTPQQPAADSISSELHLKRPLHPHDKGAGPDEVESDGVRRHPFPPLQGGGRALLLHLKGLKEAPPTGQGKVQGGGAKALWRSVFSINKEKKKRGGSLKKNSANQRRAIALTEESDLDSSTLLQRCSLTPRKNLRLELFDLTSEIQNVTIQEEEEETKPAYVPHALAFKRSYAIKGRPVKDRVPIQDSDGQSSCSTELVGVIVQPKEPSSLSVKEVMFQRGQEDENEDLDAKITRRVQRVARQQAKQEQLRRLHKAQIIQRRLQQVEEKQKQLEEKGVMMEKALRGETDYWADDSPQVDLHLRGLGKVDDPGLMQQWFELVQQKNSLVQYECELMIFARELELEDRQSRLQQELRERMAVDDHLKEDWQLLEERLILEEMLDVVEQRDSLVSLLEEHRLQEGQGNLNLEEVTMT, encoded by the exons ATGGGAGACCAGTCTTACCCAGAGTGCCGTGCTCAGGAGCTGTTCGATGAGTTTGTGTCGGCGTCAACCTGCAGGGTGGCGCTGCGCTCCTTCAGTCAGCTGTGTGAACACCTCCAGCTAGACAAGAGCGCCACCGAGAGACCACTGTACCGAGCAATCAAAGAACGCCTCAACTACTGGAGGGCCAATGCTCTGTGGGCCAAACTGGAGCGACGGGCGGCGCAGCAGGAGTATGATAGGGGGCGGGTCTGCAGCAACACCACT TGCGTGATCATCGGGGCGGGGCCATGCGGCCTGCGGACAGCAGTGGAGCTGAGCTTCATGGGAGCTCGGGTGGTGCTGGTGGAGAAACGAGACTCGTTCTCCCGGAACAATGTGCTCCACCTGTGGCCCTTTACCATCCATGACCTGCGCGGCATTGGTGCCAAAAAGTTGTACGGGAAGTTCTGTGCTGGCTCCATCGACCATATCA GTATCCGTCAGCTGCAGCTCATCTTGCTGAAGGTCGCCTTACTTGTTGGTGTGGAAGTTCACGTGAACGTGGAGTTCAAACACCTGGAGGAGCCGCCACAAGACCAGAGCAGAC GTGTGGGCTGGAGGATGCAGGTGTGTCCAGAGTCTCATCCTGTCAATCAGCTGGAGTTTGACGTCATCATTGGCGCAGACGGACGCAGGAACACACTGCCAG GTTTCAGACGTAAAGAGTTCCGGGGGAAACTCGCCATTGCCATCACAGCAAACTTTAAGAACAGAAACTCCACCGCTGAGGCCAAAGTAGAGGAGCTCAGTGGTGTGGCGTTCATCTTCAACCAGAGGTTCTTCCAGGAGCTGCGACAGGAAACAG GTATCGACCTGGAGAACATTGTCTACTACAAAGACGACACTCATTACTTCGTAATGACGGCAAAGAAACAGAGTCTGTTGGAGAAAGGCGTCATTTTACAG GACTTTGCAGACACTCAGCAGCTCCTCTCTCAAGGAAACGTGGACCATGATGCCCTGCAGGTGTACGCCCGCGAGGCCGCTGACTTCTCCACCAATCACCAGCTGCCGTCTCTGGACTTTGCCATGAACCACTACGGTCAGCCCGACGTCGCTATGTTCGACTTTACCTGCATGTACGCTTCAGAGAATGCCGCCATGGTCCGCCAACGCCATGGACACCAGCTGCTCGTGACGCTGGTGGGGGACAGCCTACTGGAG CCCTTTTGGCCCATGGGGACAGGTGTAGCTCGTGGTTTTCTTGCTGCTTTGGATTCGTCCTGGATGATCAGGAGTTGGTCTCGGGGTGGAGCTCCTCTGGATGTCCTGGCAGAGAG AGAGAGTCTTTATCGTCTCCTTCATCAGACGACTCCGGAGAACATGCAGAAGAActtcagtttgttttctgtggATCCAACAACACGATACGTGAATGTCCACCGGCTGATGATCTCACCTGCACAG GTGAGACACCTGGTGGACACTGGGGAGGAGGTGGGGCTTAAAGCACACTGTGGTGACATCATCCGGCTACCTTCACCTGGACTTTTCAGAGAAG AGTCGTCGTCTCGGACCAATCAGCTGCTGACCTGGTGCCAGGAGCAGACACGTGGTTACCGTGGCGTTGCCGTGACCGACCTGACGACTTCCTGGAAGAGTGGCCTTGCTCTGTGTGCTCTGATTCACCGCTACAGACCAGACCTCAT AGACTTCAAATCTCTCGCCGAGTCTTCAGCCGAAGAGATCACCTGCCTCACCTTCGACATCGCCGAGCGAGAGTTCGGGATCCCTCCTCTGATGACGGTGGACGAGATGTCACGAGTCGGAGAACCCGACTCCCTCTCGATGGTCATGTACCTGAGTCAGTTCTACCAGTTGCTCAAAGATGcaccgccccctgctg GTGGTCGGAGTCACAGTGCTGATTTCAGGTCAGGTGACCTCAGGTCAGCCGTCATCACTCCAGCCTTCGTCCTCAGCAGACTGGGACACAGTCCGTCCAGGAGGAAGAACCcgaag GAGCTGAGAGACTCTGccgtgaagaagaggaggaccaGCGGCGCTGCTCAAGAGCAGAGGGAG TCACATGACTGGAACGGGGGCGTTGAAAACCAGGTGTGTGACGAGGTGTTGGTGGGCGGGTCCAAAGTTCGTCTGTTAGCCAATCAGCTGCAAGCAAGACTGGACAAGAGCTCGTCGTCCTCAGCTTCCACAGGTTCACGTCACCGG GGGGCAGAGTCGCCTGCTGTCAGTCCCTCTGAgtctgctgatgctgctgatgctgctcagCCGTTGCTGTGGAAACCG AGGAAACGGACTCTTCTGCAGGAGCAGATGAGTTTTCGCTTCAGGGAGAAGATCAGGTGTCAGAGTGGCGCCCTTAGCAGGGACGAGCAG CAGTGTCCAGTAGAGGGCAGTGACACCTGTGTCTTCTGTAAGGACAGAGTGTACGTGATGGAGCGCCTCAGCGCCGAGGGACTGTTCTTCCACCGCAGCTGTTTCCAGTGTGACGTCTGCAGTGACACACTGAGACCAACGGGGTACGCCTTCGACCAACAACACG ggACATTTTACTGTCTCCACTGCTACGAGCGTCGTCTGAGCACCAcctcagtgaggaggaggaggacgaccgCGTCGGACAGAGCGACTTCACACCGAACGTCCACg GTGTCTCTAGGTTCCGCCCCCCACTCTGTGTCCACTGACTCTGTGATGTCAGTAGAGCGCCGTCGCTCGTCAG tggtgtCTGTGATGGCGGCGACACCTGAGCGCATCGAGCTGGAGAACTGCAGGCGGAGCTCGACACGGCTGGAGGcggagctgctggaggagctggaggaggtgtCTGAGGAGATGCTGAACCAGTTCAACCTGAGTCTGGACCAGAAGCACGAGTCCAGGTCCAGATCTAGATCCAG TTCTGAGTCTGAGATCGAGGACGaaaaggagggggagagaggaagaggaggtcgcCACCATGTAACGTCAGAGGAGGCCAAAGCTTCATGGAGGGAAACTTTGAAGCTTCACCTGAACAAGCGAGacaaccaggaggaggaggaggaggaggaagaagaagagaaggaggaggaggaagacgatgaggaggaagaaggaggcaGTGAGCTGGAGACCAGTGATG AGGGCGAGTATAGTCCCTGGCAAATGGAGCGTCACTCAGGCCTGTGGCTCCTGTCAGAGGCGGAGTCAG AGGATGGGTTACTTCCTCTTGTCTCCCGCAGTGTCTCCTTGGTGGCAGGAAGTGATATCACAGGCTCTGACACACTTGCGGCGCCTGACTTCGTCTCCAGTGTACGACCTGGCATTACTTCCTCCACACCTTCATCCTTGACCCCGCCCCCTAGCACCACCACACCTTCCACCGCTTCATACACTACACCTGACTCCGCCCACCACGAAGGCAGCGACACAGCTCCGTCCACACATACCACATCTGCCGTTATCATGGAAACAGTTGCCCAGAGACACACCCCTCAACAACCTGCTGCAGATTCCATCAGCTCTGAACTGCATTTAAAGAGGCCCCTCCACCCACATGACAAAGGGGCGGGGCCAGATGAGGTGGAGTCAGATGGTGTGAGGAGACATCCCTTCCCTCCTCTGCAGGGTGGAGGCAGGgcgctcctcctccacctgaaAGGGCTCAAGGAGGCTCCGCCAACTGGACAGGGGAAGGTTCAAGGGGGTGGAGCCAAAGCTCTGTGGCGATCTGTGTTCTCCAtaaacaaggagaagaagaaaagaggaggatCTCTGAAGAAGaattcagccaatcagaggagagCTATAG cctTAACAGAAGAGTCCGATCTGGATTCATCAACGTTGCTGCAGAGGTGTTCACTGACCCCGAGGAAAAAT CTGCGACTGGAACTGTTCGACCTCACGTCTGAGATCCAGAACGTCACaatacaagaagaagaagaggagacaaaG CCTGCATACGTTCCTCATGCTCTGGCTTTTAAACGATCATATGCTATCAAG gGACGCCCTGTAAAGGACAGAGTCCCCATCCAAGACTCTGATGGTCAGTCATCGTGTTCGACAGAGTTGGTGGGGGTGATTGTTCAGCCGAAGGAGCCGTCTAGTCTGAGTGTTAAGGAGGTCATGTTCCAACGGGGACAAGAGGACGAAAACGAAGACCTGGACGCCAAAATCACCCGACGAGTCCAGAGAGTCGCTCGACAACAGGCCAAACAAGAGCAGCTGAGGAGACTGCACAAGGCTCAG ATCATCCAGAGACGACTGCAGCAGgtggaggaaaaacagaaacagttgGAGGAGAAAGGAGTGATGATGGAGAAGGCTCTGAGAGGAGAAActg ACTACTGGGCAGATGACAGTCCACAGGTTGACCTTCATCTCAGAG GTCTTGGTAAAGTGGATGACCCAGGTCTGATGCAGCAGTGGTTTGAGTTGGTTCAGCAGAAGAATTCTTTGGTTCAATATGAATGTGAGCTGATGATATT TGCCCgagagctggagctggaggacCGACAGAGTCGCCTGCAGCAGGAGCTCAGAGAGAGGATGGCTGTTGATG ATCACCTGAAGGAGGATTggcagctgctggaggagcgTCTGATCCTGGAGGAGATGTTGGATGTTGTGGAGCAGAGAGACTCTCTGGTGTCCTTGCTGGAGGAGCATAGACTACAGGAGGGACAGGGAAACCTGAACCTGGAAGAGGTCACAATGACCTAA
- the mical3b gene encoding protein-methionine sulfoxide oxidase mical3b isoform X2 has protein sequence MGDQSYPECRAQELFDEFVSASTCRVALRSFSQLCEHLQLDKSATERPLYRAIKERLNYWRANALWAKLERRAAQQEYDRGRVCSNTTCVIIGAGPCGLRTAVELSFMGARVVLVEKRDSFSRNNVLHLWPFTIHDLRGIGAKKLYGKFCAGSIDHISIRQLQLILLKVALLVGVEVHVNVEFKHLEEPPQDQSRRVGWRMQVCPESHPVNQLEFDVIIGADGRRNTLPGFRRKEFRGKLAIAITANFKNRNSTAEAKVEELSGVAFIFNQRFFQELRQETGIDLENIVYYKDDTHYFVMTAKKQSLLEKGVILQDFADTQQLLSQGNVDHDALQVYAREAADFSTNHQLPSLDFAMNHYGQPDVAMFDFTCMYASENAAMVRQRHGHQLLVTLVGDSLLEPFWPMGTGVARGFLAALDSSWMIRSWSRGGAPLDVLAERESLYRLLHQTTPENMQKNFSLFSVDPTTRYVNVHRLMISPAQVRHLVDTGEEVGLKAHCGDIIRLPSPGLFREESSSRTNQLLTWCQEQTRGYRGVAVTDLTTSWKSGLALCALIHRYRPDLIDFKSLAESSAEEITCLTFDIAEREFGIPPLMTVDEMSRVGEPDSLSMVMYLSQFYQLLKDAPPPAGGRSHSADFRSGDLRSAVITPAFVLSRLGHSPSRRKNPKELRDSAVKKRRTSGAAQEQRESHDWNGGVENQVCDEVLVGGSKVRLLANQLQARLDKSSSSSASTGSRHRGAESPAVSPSESADAADAAQPLLWKPRKRTLLQEQMSFRFREKIRCQSGALSRDEQQCPVEGSDTCVFCKDRVYVMERLSAEGLFFHRSCFQCDVCSDTLRPTGYAFDQQHGTFYCLHCYERRLSTTSVRRRRTTASDRATSHRTSTVSLGSAPHSVSTDSVMSVERRRSSVCVCLCVCLCVCAAACVCVQWCL, from the exons ATGGGAGACCAGTCTTACCCAGAGTGCCGTGCTCAGGAGCTGTTCGATGAGTTTGTGTCGGCGTCAACCTGCAGGGTGGCGCTGCGCTCCTTCAGTCAGCTGTGTGAACACCTCCAGCTAGACAAGAGCGCCACCGAGAGACCACTGTACCGAGCAATCAAAGAACGCCTCAACTACTGGAGGGCCAATGCTCTGTGGGCCAAACTGGAGCGACGGGCGGCGCAGCAGGAGTATGATAGGGGGCGGGTCTGCAGCAACACCACT TGCGTGATCATCGGGGCGGGGCCATGCGGCCTGCGGACAGCAGTGGAGCTGAGCTTCATGGGAGCTCGGGTGGTGCTGGTGGAGAAACGAGACTCGTTCTCCCGGAACAATGTGCTCCACCTGTGGCCCTTTACCATCCATGACCTGCGCGGCATTGGTGCCAAAAAGTTGTACGGGAAGTTCTGTGCTGGCTCCATCGACCATATCA GTATCCGTCAGCTGCAGCTCATCTTGCTGAAGGTCGCCTTACTTGTTGGTGTGGAAGTTCACGTGAACGTGGAGTTCAAACACCTGGAGGAGCCGCCACAAGACCAGAGCAGAC GTGTGGGCTGGAGGATGCAGGTGTGTCCAGAGTCTCATCCTGTCAATCAGCTGGAGTTTGACGTCATCATTGGCGCAGACGGACGCAGGAACACACTGCCAG GTTTCAGACGTAAAGAGTTCCGGGGGAAACTCGCCATTGCCATCACAGCAAACTTTAAGAACAGAAACTCCACCGCTGAGGCCAAAGTAGAGGAGCTCAGTGGTGTGGCGTTCATCTTCAACCAGAGGTTCTTCCAGGAGCTGCGACAGGAAACAG GTATCGACCTGGAGAACATTGTCTACTACAAAGACGACACTCATTACTTCGTAATGACGGCAAAGAAACAGAGTCTGTTGGAGAAAGGCGTCATTTTACAG GACTTTGCAGACACTCAGCAGCTCCTCTCTCAAGGAAACGTGGACCATGATGCCCTGCAGGTGTACGCCCGCGAGGCCGCTGACTTCTCCACCAATCACCAGCTGCCGTCTCTGGACTTTGCCATGAACCACTACGGTCAGCCCGACGTCGCTATGTTCGACTTTACCTGCATGTACGCTTCAGAGAATGCCGCCATGGTCCGCCAACGCCATGGACACCAGCTGCTCGTGACGCTGGTGGGGGACAGCCTACTGGAG CCCTTTTGGCCCATGGGGACAGGTGTAGCTCGTGGTTTTCTTGCTGCTTTGGATTCGTCCTGGATGATCAGGAGTTGGTCTCGGGGTGGAGCTCCTCTGGATGTCCTGGCAGAGAG AGAGAGTCTTTATCGTCTCCTTCATCAGACGACTCCGGAGAACATGCAGAAGAActtcagtttgttttctgtggATCCAACAACACGATACGTGAATGTCCACCGGCTGATGATCTCACCTGCACAG GTGAGACACCTGGTGGACACTGGGGAGGAGGTGGGGCTTAAAGCACACTGTGGTGACATCATCCGGCTACCTTCACCTGGACTTTTCAGAGAAG AGTCGTCGTCTCGGACCAATCAGCTGCTGACCTGGTGCCAGGAGCAGACACGTGGTTACCGTGGCGTTGCCGTGACCGACCTGACGACTTCCTGGAAGAGTGGCCTTGCTCTGTGTGCTCTGATTCACCGCTACAGACCAGACCTCAT AGACTTCAAATCTCTCGCCGAGTCTTCAGCCGAAGAGATCACCTGCCTCACCTTCGACATCGCCGAGCGAGAGTTCGGGATCCCTCCTCTGATGACGGTGGACGAGATGTCACGAGTCGGAGAACCCGACTCCCTCTCGATGGTCATGTACCTGAGTCAGTTCTACCAGTTGCTCAAAGATGcaccgccccctgctg GTGGTCGGAGTCACAGTGCTGATTTCAGGTCAGGTGACCTCAGGTCAGCCGTCATCACTCCAGCCTTCGTCCTCAGCAGACTGGGACACAGTCCGTCCAGGAGGAAGAACCcgaag GAGCTGAGAGACTCTGccgtgaagaagaggaggaccaGCGGCGCTGCTCAAGAGCAGAGGGAG TCACATGACTGGAACGGGGGCGTTGAAAACCAGGTGTGTGACGAGGTGTTGGTGGGCGGGTCCAAAGTTCGTCTGTTAGCCAATCAGCTGCAAGCAAGACTGGACAAGAGCTCGTCGTCCTCAGCTTCCACAGGTTCACGTCACCGG GGGGCAGAGTCGCCTGCTGTCAGTCCCTCTGAgtctgctgatgctgctgatgctgctcagCCGTTGCTGTGGAAACCG AGGAAACGGACTCTTCTGCAGGAGCAGATGAGTTTTCGCTTCAGGGAGAAGATCAGGTGTCAGAGTGGCGCCCTTAGCAGGGACGAGCAG CAGTGTCCAGTAGAGGGCAGTGACACCTGTGTCTTCTGTAAGGACAGAGTGTACGTGATGGAGCGCCTCAGCGCCGAGGGACTGTTCTTCCACCGCAGCTGTTTCCAGTGTGACGTCTGCAGTGACACACTGAGACCAACGGGGTACGCCTTCGACCAACAACACG ggACATTTTACTGTCTCCACTGCTACGAGCGTCGTCTGAGCACCAcctcagtgaggaggaggaggacgaccgCGTCGGACAGAGCGACTTCACACCGAACGTCCACg GTGTCTCTAGGTTCCGCCCCCCACTCTGTGTCCACTGACTCTGTGATGTCAGTAGAGCGCCGTCGCTCGTCAG tgtgtgtgtgtctctgtgtgtgtctgtgtgtgtgtgcggctgcgtgtgtgtgtgtgcagtggtgtCTGTGA